The proteins below are encoded in one region of Verrucomicrobiia bacterium:
- a CDS encoding alpha-ketoacid dehydrogenase subunit beta translates to MGRVITFIDAITEALDQEMARDERVYLIGEDIGLYGGVFKATKGLQKKYGEYRVIDSPISENLIVGAGIGSALVGMRPVPEIQFADFVSPAMDQIVQQAAKIRYRTGGAWSVPLVVRICCGGDVGGGLYHSQINEAWFVHCPGLKVVMPSNPYDAKGMLLAAIRDPDPVLYFEHKRLYRSVKGEVPEGDYTVPIGPAEVKRTGKDMTIVAYALMLVWAMEAAEKLEKEGISCEVIDLKTLLPIDKNTICESVKKTGKALLLQEAPKTAGVMAEISAIITEEAFDYLDAPVMRLAGLDVPPIPFAPPYEKFYLPTVDRIMKKARQLKAY, encoded by the coding sequence ATGGGTAGAGTAATCACGTTTATTGATGCCATCACCGAGGCCTTGGATCAGGAAATGGCCCGCGACGAGCGGGTCTATCTAATCGGCGAGGATATCGGTCTGTACGGCGGCGTTTTCAAGGCGACCAAGGGGCTGCAGAAAAAATATGGAGAGTACCGGGTCATCGATTCGCCGATTTCGGAAAACCTGATTGTCGGTGCGGGGATCGGCTCGGCCTTGGTCGGGATGCGCCCTGTGCCGGAAATCCAGTTCGCCGACTTCGTTTCCCCGGCGATGGACCAGATTGTCCAGCAGGCGGCCAAAATCCGCTACCGCACGGGGGGGGCTTGGAGCGTTCCCTTGGTCGTGCGGATCTGCTGCGGGGGGGATGTCGGCGGCGGACTGTATCATTCGCAAATAAACGAGGCCTGGTTTGTCCATTGCCCCGGTCTGAAAGTGGTTATGCCCTCCAATCCCTACGATGCCAAGGGAATGCTTTTAGCCGCCATCCGCGACCCGGACCCGGTGCTTTACTTTGAACACAAGCGGCTCTACCGCTCGGTCAAAGGGGAGGTGCCGGAAGGAGATTATACGGTGCCCATCGGTCCAGCCGAAGTGAAGCGAACCGGCAAGGATATGACCATTGTGGCCTACGCTTTGATGTTGGTATGGGCGATGGAGGCGGCGGAAAAACTGGAAAAAGAAGGGATTTCCTGTGAGGTCATCGATTTGAAAACGCTTCTGCCGATTGACAAGAATACCATCTGTGAATCGGTAAAGAAAACCGGCAAGGCGCTTTTACTGCAGGAAGCTCCCAAGACGGCCGGGGTGATGGCGGAAATTTCAGCCATCATAACTGAGGAGGCGTTTGATTACCTCGATGCGCCGGTGATGCGGCTGGCCGGGCTGGACGTGCCCCCCATTCCGTTTGCCCCGCCGTATGAAAAGTTCTACCTGCCCACGGTGGACCGGATAATGAAAAAAGCCCGGCAGTTGAAGGCGTATTGA